Part of the Anomaloglossus baeobatrachus isolate aAnoBae1 chromosome 1, aAnoBae1.hap1, whole genome shotgun sequence genome, GACCCTTTGAAGTCGCGCTCACTGAGATTCAATACCCGCATACATGGTATACGTTTGAGCAGAATGATGGAAATTTCTTTATAGGGAAGCGTGGTGAAGTTTTGAAGGAGTTCTATTTGAAACCGGGATTTTATTCAAACATCGCTGAACTCATAAGAGCCATTAATTAGCGTATTGATGCATTGAACGTAGCACCCGATGGTTTTAAACTAAGATACGACGATGTGAAGAGAACTGTTACCATGTCGGATTCACCGACTATACATTTTGCACCAGGGCAGAAACTCTCGCATATTTTAGGACTACCACCCTATATTGAGGCCTCTGTAGATAATGCACATCTGGAAAGGAAAAAGGCGTATGCAGATATAAAAGATGGGTTTTATACATTATATGTGTACACAGATATAATACAACACCAACTTGTGGGGGATAGTTATGTTCAGCTTCTGCGAACAGCGCAGGTAACGGGAAAGAGTGGCGAACTAACCACTCTCCAATACACAAGGCCCGATTATGTACCGCTTTGCAAGCAACATTTTGATTCTGTGACGATCTCTATATTATCAGATCAGGGTGTGCCTGTTAAATTCAAATACGGCAAGGTAATTATTCGATTACACTTTCGACCGAGAAAGGGCTAACACAGTAAAATGGTGTCTCAAAGGGTGTATGGCGAGCCAGCAATTTATGCAAGGTATTATATGGCTCAAACGGGCCATGGTTTAGAGGGCTTTCGCGGTGATGCGCACATGTATGGCGGGGGTCTTGCAGGTATTTTTAGAGGCCTTTTTAGGCGAGCCGTACCGTTGTTCAGGAAAGGTATAGAATTAGTAAAACCGCACGTAAAGACAGCTGTCAAAAACATAGCTAAAGATGCGGTCACATCCCTCTCAACAGCCGTAATGAATCGGATAAACACGGACCCGCAGGAGGGCTCTGGAATTATTTATGTTGCTAAAAAACAGCAGAAAAGAAAAAGGCAGGCTCGTTATTCACAACCCCCTATGCTCATGGTTAAAAATACTACCAAGAGACGAAACCGCCAGAAAAGGGTGAGACGCTCTCTCGGTGACATCTTCTAATCGCTTATCATGGCTTTCATACATGAAGCATCGATCGAGTGTGCAAAATCTGAACTGGATATTTTTGACCTCCCTCCAACACAGACAAGTATAGAGAAATCGCTTTTTGTAGAAGTTCAACCTATTGCGGCTCTGTCAGACAATGCACCCTTGGAATTTTTTATATCGGGCAGCGGTGAATATTATTATGATCTAAACAATACGCTGCTGTACATAAATTGTCGCATCGTCAAACAAGATAATACAGCTATCGGCGCTGACGCCAGAGTATCTTTTATAAATTACCCCCTCGCTACGCTCTTTAATCAGGTTGACATCACTCTGGGCGATCGCCTTATCTCACAGTCGGATAACCTCTACAGTTATAGAGCGTACATTGAAACGCTTTTAAATTACAGCTCACAAACATTATCATCGCAATTTACTGTTGGATTGTTctataaagacactgcaggacatcaTAATGATCGGACCTTGGATGGCGCAAATGCTGGTTTTGTCAAAAGAGCCTTTATATCATCCAACTCTAAACCTGTAGATCTCATGGGACCAATTTTTGGAGATATATTTAATCAACCAAAGCTCATACTTAACGGTCTTGACCTCAAGATCAAGTTGTCAAGAAATAAGGATATTTTTTGTTTGATGTCCGCTGATGCTGAGCAATATAAAGTGCAAATCTCACACGCTGCTCTGTATGTAAAAAGAGTGCAGGTCTCTCCAGCTGTACGAATAGGCCACAGTCAGGCCCTACTAGCTGCAACAGCCAAATACGCTATTGATAGGGCCTGCATGAAA contains:
- the LOC142265948 gene encoding uncharacterized protein F54H12.2-like, whose amino-acid sequence is MAFIHEASIECAKSELDIFDLPPTQTSIEKSLFVEVQPIAALSDNAPLEFFISGSGEYYYDLNNTLLYINCRIVKQDNTAIGADARVSFINYPLATLFNQVDITLGDRLISQSDNLYSYRAYIETLLNYSSQTLSSQFTVGLFYKDTAGHHNDRTLDGANAGFVKRAFISSNSKPVDLMGPIFGDIFNQPKLILNGLDLKIKLSRNKDIFCLMSADAEQYKVQISHAALYVKRVQVSPAVRIGHSQALLAATAKYAIDRACMKVYSIPAGTRISNHENLFLGQIPSTVILGFVDNEAFSGSHTKNPLCFAHFNISQTAIYVDGQQIPARPYQPNFNVDLAVREFMSLAQISGKQRSDSALAIDREEFMDGFTLFAFDLSPDQEPGGHFSLVKTGNLRAEVRFAVATPHTVNMIVYALSSTILEINNRREVLFDYI